The genomic window AAGCTTTGGAGGTTCTACCGAAGAAAATGAAATGGAGATTAGAACACCTCAGACATTAAAATGTCTGGGAGGATGTTTAGATCTCAGGAGTGAACTTAAAACCAGAAAAAATGACCTAGGAGATGTACAGACTTTGGATGCTTGGGTGTATCCGAATCCATCCGATCATCAGGTTTTCGTTCAAATAAGTGAAGCCGGAGTCTCGCAGATCTCTTTCTATAACGCTCAGTCAAAGCTTATCTGGAAATCAGTTGATAAAACGACAGAAGATAAATTTGAAATCAATACATCTGCGTGGCCATCGGGTGTATATCAAATGATAGTAGAAGGTCACAACGGACAGAAAATCAGCAAAAGATTTACAGTCCAGCACTAAGCAACTCATGAAAAGGTGTGATAACTCACTGACCAGCCAGTCTGGTTAGTGAGTTTTTTTCTTTGTTCAATTGCGTTCGTTCAACCGGTCTATCTCATTAAACGACAATTAGTGCTACCAACTAGAGGTATAATTCTAAAATAGTCATTAGAATTTCTTTCTATGAATTATTTTGGGTTTATATTACTCAAAGGCATAACCCCTCTGCATTTATTTAATTGCCTCATATTTAATTAATTGTAAAGCTCCTTTACTAATGTCGATCGCTAATGATTCTTACTACAGATAAATACAAGGTTAAAATTACCTTCAAAGATTTTAAATTTTGAAAAATAGAGTTATGTTTGTATTCCAGATTGTTTATAGTAAAAAACCAATGCATCCGAAGTTAAATTAAAAACAAAGACAAAGCGAATGTAAATTAACCATCAAAAGGTATGTAATGTAAAGCATTATATACAAAATTTTTGAATATCATATAATTGATGTAGGTTTCGCAAAAAGCGTTGCAATTGATATTATTATGATAACGAGCTTAATAATTTCCTGCAGGTATCATTAAGGCAAAGGGATAAAAAATCTGGGACCAGAATAACTAAGTAGCTAATTGAATTATTTCTTATCATACTAAAATTTTAGAACATGAATAAACTAAATTACTCTTTTGTTTTCATTATCATTTCAAGTTTTTCACTTATAAGTCAAAACCTAATTAACACCATTTCACCGCCTCAGGCATTAACAGTATTGGAATCTCAAAATTATTCTGTATTTTCACAACTGAACCCAAGTATTGAAATAAGCTGGATAAGTATTACAAATTTTACTAATTCAGTAAATAGTGCAAATGGAATTTTAACTTTTTCTCTTCCAAATGAAAATACTTCTTTGCATTTTGAGCATGCTCATTCAGAGTTCGAAGACAATATGAATTTTGAATGGTATGGAGAACGAATTAACAATGGCATAAAACTTTCTGATTATGTATTATTCAAAAACATGGATGGTCAGCTTTATGCAGAGTTAGCAATTGGAGATTCATACTATCGTATTTACCCAATATCCTCAGACAAACAAATATTGGTTAAAATAGTTAATACGGACAACGGCACATTAAAACCAGATATAGGAGATGGAAGCACGAATTATGTGCCAGAATCATTAGATACTTGAATACTTAATTCGGGTTCTTGTACAATTGATCTTTATATTGCATATACTCCAAGTTTAGCTGCTGTGATGCCAATGGTAAACCTTTTACCAATGACACGAATGATGTTATCGCAATTAAATATTACTTACATACGCAGTAAAGTAAAGCATCGTGCAAGAATCGTAGAAGTAGCAAAGCTTATTGATATAGGTTGGACAGATAAATTTTCTTCAAACGATGATTTGAATCAATTAAAACCATTGGTAATAGGCCCAAGCGACCTGAATACAAGAGTAAATAATGTAAAAGCAGATTTAGTAGTACTTCTTACAACTGGTAACAACTGGCCTACTGGTGAACATGGAATAGCTTTTAAGTGTGCTACACCACCATGCACCGTTGTTAAATTCAATAGTGCTACAGATAGAAGGTACACTTTTACTCATGAAGTTGGACATTTGTTATGTGGAGGTCACGAAGATGACTTAACGCCATTCAGTAAAGCATACAAAGATATGCGCAAATCTTTTTCGGACAGTTATTCATCAAGCCCCAGCCGAGTCAAATAGAATTTTAAACTATTCAAATCCTTATGTAAAATATTCTTCAAAGACTACAGGAACCAAATATCAATATAATGCATGTGTCATCCAGAATTCTGGATGTGGCATGGCAGGTTTTAATGAACCTAATGAATGCACAATTCATGCCAAAGGAAAATTTGACTCAGAGTGTAATCCAACAACGATAAAAGTGACTGCCTCAATGCTACCAACAACATGTAATGCTCAGAACTATAAATTTGAATATACCATAGATGGATTCAATTATTATACTAGTTGTCCCTTTACACCAAATAATTATTGTGATATTTCTCTTTTAATTTTTCCTAACAGGTCAAGTATAACAGTGAAAATTACAGCCTATGGAAATGGTACACAAGTAATTGGTTATTTATTTAAAACCTTTACAACAATATGCCCGGAAACACCAATGTCATTACCCGGATATTTAAAAAAGGTAGATAAAAATGAAGGTATTAAAAGTCAAAGTTCTAGCTACCTTTCTAGGTTGGCACAAGACAATGCAAATCCTGAGGAAATTTATTGTAGTCTATTTGACCTAAATGGTAAGCTGATAATTTCTGGCAATATAGATTTATTAAATGAGCTTGAGCAATTAAACAATACTTCTCTTAACATTCCTCCAGGAGTCTATTTTTTACAAATAAAAGAAGATGATAAATTGTTGTATAATACTAAAATAATAGTAAAATGAAACAAATACTTTTTTTAAATTTATTAATATTATTTCCATTTAGTTTTCTGAATTCCCAATCAAAAATAAAATTAGCCTCATCAAAAGATAATAAAAGAGTTATATATAATTCATTATACAAACTGCCTACGCCTGATCATTTGGCTTTTGTCGACTCTTTATTTATAGAAGGTAAGTCGGCAAGAGGCCATTTATATTTTGGATACACCAAAGCAAAAGTGAATGGGAAATTGTGGACCTCATATCCAAGGGGGCACGCGACCAGTGAAAACACAACAGGCTTAATTAGTAAAGAACTGACTCAAGAAATAGGAATTGTAATCGGAAGCCTTACTTTTGGATTTTATAATAAATTATCAAAGGGTATAATAAATTTAAATCAGTTTAATAAGGATTGTTATTGTTCTTATTTCAAAAATGGAGAAGATGGTTGTACTCTTGAAGAATCATATAAACTTACTTCTTCAAATAAACCAAATTTTATTAAAATTGTAAGTTACGATGAAAAAACTGGAATTTTTAAAGCCAGATTTAGATTGATCTTTAAAAGAGAGTCAAATAATGGAAGCTACCCTGAGTATTTATTTTTTGATGATGGTGTAATTTATACTAAAGTTTTTAAACAATGAAGAACTTTATTAAAAATTGAGTTGTAGGTATTGCAAGCGTTATTCAATTGTGTATGCTTATCTCGCTACAATTGGTAAAAACATCGGTAAGTTGTAAAAACTAGAATACTATTAGATAACATTCATAACTATGCTTGTATCTTTATTCAATTAACCGTTTTTACTCAATTTTATCATATTTTTTCAATCAAAAATGTGAATCCTAAAGCAAAATTGGGTTAATTTTTATTAAACGATTAATAGCTTATTAATCAGACAGATTTAGAATCAAGAAGACCCGTTTTACTTATCCGACAAAATGACAATATGTATCAGAATGACTTAAAATATGTCGCTTGAAGTGAACAAGAAAACAATAAAAATTGATGCGGCAATTTTATTTTTTAAATACACGTGATTTGTTTCTTTAGGGGTGATCTTGAAACACCAGATAATAAAATCGAATTTGAAATTGTGGCGGCTCTTGGTAAAAGAATTTTTCGTACAAGTGCAGGCAGACAGATAAACGATTATTCTATATTCACTCTAATCCAAGTCAAGGAAATTTTAAAATTTTTTCTACCATGACTTTGAAATAAGTTATATCGAAGTGATTAGAATAGATGGTACTTTATGAAGCCAAAATAATCCTAGAATTTATAATTATGAAATCGACATCGACCTTTCTAACCAGCTTGCGGGAATATACTTTATAAAAGTAAGTACAGCAGAAGGTGTATTTATTCTGAAACATATAAAAATTTAATATTCAATTGTACTTATAATATTGAACAAACTGAAAATCGAAAATCAGAGCAAGCACTTCTTTGCACAATAGATGGTCTAGAGAGTACTTAAAGATTTAAAACAATCAGACATTAAGAAGCTTGCGGATCAAACTGATTTGACCTAAGTGATAATAGGCATGTTCTATTACTCCTTCAATATTGCGCAAGTATGTCCCATATTTGGGATCAATAAAATCCAGGTCCAACAGTTGGTCATCCATTTGTTCTATGTACTGCACGAATTTTCTTGAGTTAGAATGAAATTGTCCAATTAAATTTTGCCATGAAGCGGCGGATGTTTCCGGTGACAAATCAAAGCTGAATTTGTCGCTGATATCTAAGCTACCGGTTTCAAATGCTCGCAATAAACCTTCCAGATAATAGTTTATATGAAATATAAGTTCGGCTATAGAATGAAGGGTTCCAATTTTATAGTAAGCATGATCATAGGAAAGATTTTGTATTTGCGATTTATAGTTAGTATTTGCAATCCAATACCCATCTATCAAGACTTCTTGGAGTCTGGCAGCAATATATTTATTTCTTTGCATCTGTTAATTATTTGTGTAACAACAAATCCTGATTTTATATTAAAGATCTATTATGAACCAATAAGAATTCAAAGTTAAGACATTGCATAAAGCTTGATTTGCAAGTACAGATTTTTTTAATACTGTCATTGCAGTTGCATTTGGTAGCTTCATGATCAATCCAAATACAAAAAAGCAATTGATTACTCTCTTGAGAGCAAATGAATTGCTTAGAAAGATTTGCCAGGTTCTCTTTTTTTCAAGTGAGCGATTTCACTCGATTTTTGCTTTGCGTACCCCTGCGACCAGGTTAAAATACTTGATATGATATCTCACTTGATTCTTACTACAATCTCCACAACAGCAATTTCTGAGTTAACGCTTGTAAAGTTATGTATAATGTGGAAAATAAGAATACAATTTGGCGATAATCGGGACAATAAATTTCGGAAATATTGTCAGATCTATTCATGTTATCAAGATTAAACTAATTATTCCAGATAATTTCTTAAGGTCAATTTTTTTATCAACGTTTTGTCATGGCGTTTGACTTTTATACGGAGAACTTTGTCAGCATCACGGCGCAAGAATTTATTCACAGTCTGGAGACTTCCCAATAATTTCACAGACCAACCATTTATAGTAATCAGTTTGTCTCCAGGTAGCAAGCCAGATTCGGACCCAGGGCTTCCGGGAATAACATACTGAATAAAAATATTCAAGCTGCGATCACTACCCGTTGTCACTAACGATATTCCGCTATGGTCCCCGCGGGATTTCCACTTGCGTCCGGAATTTTTTTTGAGCCACAATGTATTATTGGAATAGTCTAAAATAGAAATGTAGTTTTCCCAGAGTTTATTGCCAAGCAATCCTTGTTTGAAGTCCAACTCCTTCAATGCATGATCAGAGAGCAGTTCCTGAATATAGATTGGAACATCTTGCAAGCAGATACTGTCCTGCAGGCATAAACTTTCGGATCTGCCAAGGGCACCACTGATGACTCCACCCAGTCCGCTTCCTATTGGTGCTGGCAATAGCTTTGCAGGTAAACAGATCTGTTGTGAAGAGCGATTGTACAATAATGCTTCTATCCCTGCACCTGTATCCATGAGCAACCTGAGATTGTTCTGTTGTCCACCTGACATACGCACCTTGCAGGCGAGGTAAGGTTTGTTTTTATAAATTTCAAGAGGTATAGAACTGAAGTTTTTTAATTTCTTTTCAGAAATAGTGGACCTTAGACTAATGTTTTTTCTGCGGTAGTCTATCTGAATCAGATAATTTTTGAAAAGCGAAGCGCTTAAGATGCCGTGCACAGATTCTCCGATCATTTGGTCAAAATTGCTGCTATGCTCTTTGAGGACAAGTAGGGATTGAAAAATTTCAGGAAACGTACCAACCTTCAATGAAAAAGGCCTACTGACCAGAGCTGGAATTTCCACATTCAAATCAGCACCAAAGACAGTAATTTCTCTAATAAATGGGGATGATGAAAAATAAAAATTCTGCTTGTCGAAAATAATATTATGTTCTGAGCCGGTGTCAAACAAAAGACTCATCTTGATTTTCTGGTCCACCAGGACATCTACAAGCATGTAAGAATTCACATAGCGAAATGGTATTTCAAAATAATCACTTGCATAAGTCAGCGTGTGAACTGAAACCAGCATCATAAAACATAAGATTCTTAAAGCAGAAAATGTACCGGCGATGCATAATTTCATTCTTCAAATATAGGCAAGGCATTTGTTATTTTCTTCATCTATCGAGAAGAAGATACATTGCCTTACCCGAAAAATGCATAGCACTGATCTGATCGTGCCTTATTCAAGAGTACCCAGTAATAAAAAGCCCCGATAAAAATACCGAGGCTTGATCAAATCCCTGTTGCAATTCAATCTAACGATGAGGTCCAGAGTTGGACTTATTTCTTTCTTTGATTTGTCTTAATATTTCGCGTCGAAATTCTTGTTCAGCGGATTCAAGCTTTGCAAGTTTTGCAGCTGGAAGCACGGCTTTGAATTTTTCATAGTAGGATTTTTTCAATGCAAGCGCTTTTTCTTGTGATTCAATTTGTTCGTCAAGCTCCATACGGGATTCCTGTTCAGACAGATTGTCTGCATTTTGAGCCTTATACTCTTTTTTCAGTTCCATCCTTTTTCTACTATACTCATTATAGAGAGGCCAGAATTTGGTAGATTCATCTGAAGTCATATCGAGTTTTGAGGTGATATAGGCCGAACGTTGAGCTTCTATTTTTTCAAGGAGCTGTTGTTTGTTTGTTTTTTCGGGATTATTTTGAGCGATGCTTATCAATGACAGGGTCATCAGTATCATGCATGTGAATAGTTTTTTCATTTTCACTCTGATTTTTAAATTAGTTTGATAATATATCTTCCAAATCTTGTTCTGAAACATTTTCTATATCAAGTCTAGGTAATAATTCTGAATCTTCGAGAATAATTTTGAGGTCTTCATCATCGAAACTGGCAATATTCATACTTGCATATTCTATCAATAAATCGTCAGGGATTTCGTCCCAACTGAAAGTTTGATTTTGTGGCTTAGACTGCTGAGACCAAAAAAAGAAAGCTGAAGTTGAGATTAAAACGGAGGCCGCTATTCCAACTGACCATTTTCTTATAGTTGAGAAACGCGATATGGTCGGTTTTTTAGTAGCAGCAGCAAAGATTCTGTCTTCCAATTTTTCGAAATAGCCATCAGGCACCCTAAATGGAATATCCTTTTCAAATTTTTGTGGAATAAGATTTTCCTCCAGCTTGACTTCTGACATTAATTTCTCTTCCAAGGAGTTGAAATAATCCTGAGGAACGGTCAATTTTCCCTGATGCAGATTTAATTTATCCTCCACATATATTTTTTGAAAAATCTGAGTCTCCAATTGTTCAAAATAATGCTCCGGAACCAAGAAAGGATTTTTGGCAGGAGGCAGAACATCTGATGGATAATTTTCCTGATGTGGGTTCATGATTTATTTAATTTTATCATTGGATTTAAAATGCTCTTCAATTTTTTTCATGGCATGGTGATATGAAGCTTTAAGCGCGCCTTCAGAAGTCTGAAGTATCTCTGCAATTTCTTTATAAGGCATTTCATCATAATACCTCATTTGAAACACAACACGTTGTTTTTCCGGTAATTGCTGCATAACTTCCTCTAATTTTAAACTCAGCTCATCACCCTCAAAATAAGGGTCTGCCTTGAGTTTGCTGATAGCGGGATGCTCTGTCATATCGTCCAAAGCATCATAAGTGTACTTTTTGTTCTTTTCAAGATATGTCAATGTTTCATTGGTGGCTATACGATACATCCACGTAAACAAACTGCTTTTTCTCTCAAAATTTTCTAAACTTCTGTACACCTTAATAAAAGTATTTTGCAAGACATCGTCAGCATCATCATGATTGAGCACCATTCTTCTGATATGCCAATAAAGTTTTTGTTGATATTTCTGTATCAGTGCGCGAAATCCTTTCTCCCGCGTGACACTGTCCAGGGCCCAATCTAAGATTTGCTCATCATCAACAGCTGGCATTGTGTTGCTTTTGTTTGTTTGACTCATGATATCCGGTGAGGTTTAATTTAGAACTTGATGGAAGCCAACATTTTAAGTTGAAATCCCAAATTGATGCACAAAACTAAGGTCTTTGACAGATTTTCATGTTGTATATGATAAGTGAATCAGGAGTTATGATAAAAATACCAAAACTCGTTATATTGTCTTCAAATAGAGATCGGTGATATGTCGGCATGGTTTTCTGCATGGATCTTGAAACTATTGGGCTGGAAAGTGCTAGGTATAGAAAGAATCAGTTCTTTGCCCCAATATGTGGTTATCGTTGCTCCACATACCTCCAACTGGGATTTTCCCCTTGGGATTCTTGTGAGGACGGCGTTCCATTTGCAGAAAATACGTTTTTTGGGTAAGGCGAGCTTATTTCGATTCCCTTTTGGTTGGATATTTCGAGCTTTGGGAGGTTTCCCTGTTCAAAGGGACAAAAGCCATAATTTGGTAGAGAGCTACGTCAAAGTATTTCAGACCAATTCTGATTTTGCCATTGTTATAGCACCTGAAGGTACCCGAAAGAAGGTAGACCATTTTAAAACCGGATTTTACTTCATCGCTAAAGGAGCTGAAATTCCGATAGTCCTGTGCAAGTTCGACTATCACGAACGTGTTGTTGACTTTATGGAGGTATTCGTCCCCGGGACGGAAGAATCTGCGGATCTAGCTTACATAGAATCCCGGTTTAGAGGAGCGAGAGGAAAAAACAGAGAGTATAATTTTTAGAAACAGGTACTGTGCTGATTGGTAAGTCGGCTCAGCGAAGAAAATTCGGCGTTAGAGTCGAGACGATATCTCCCCTTGGAAAACTTACTACCATTAAACAGTGTGCTTCCTTTAATTCTTTCTTGCTCTTCCGGAGATTTTGTAATGAAATCGGCACATTTTTCGGAACAACAATTCTTCATTCCGGTCGCACAGGAATCACACTGTATGAACAGCAAGTGGCATTTGTCATTGGCACAATTGACATGCTGAGCTGCAGGTTGGCCACACTGGTGGCACTTGCTGATGATTTCTGAAGAAATAGCTTCACCCAAGCGTTCGTCAAATACGAAATTTACTCCTTTAAATTTATTTTCTAGGTTCAGCTCTTTGACTTGTCGAGCATACTCTATGATGCCGCCATTGAGCTGGTAAACATGTTCAAACCCACAGTGTTTGAGATAAGCTGAAGCTTTTTCACACCTTATCCCTCCGGTACAATACATGATCACCGGATGGCTCTTTTTATCTTTCAATGTGTCCACCACTTCCGGCAGAGCTTCCCTGAAAGTAGAGGCGTCAGGACATATCGCGTTTTCAAATCTGCCCACTTCGCTTTCGTAATGATTTCTCATATCTACAATGACCGCCTGAGGGATTGAAGCAAGTTCGTTAAAACTTTGAGCATCCAGATGAATTCCAGAATTTGTGACGTCGAAGCTTTTGTCGTCAAGGCCGTCTGCTACTATTTTACTACGCACTTTGATGGCCAGTTTAAAAAAACTTTTACCGTTATCTTCTATTGCATAATTGAGCCTCATGCCTTTGAAAAAGTCGACATCTTGTAAAGCATTTCTAAAGAGTTTCATCATTTCAACCGGAACAGAAATCTGGGCATTTATACCTTCGTGAGCCACATAGATTCTTCCTAATACATGCAGATCATCGAACATTGTGTATAAGTGATCGCGAAAAAAGGCTGGGTTAAAAAGATGGACATATTTGTAAAAAGAAAGCGTAATGCGTTCTTCCGGGCTCTCCCGCATCTTTCGCAAGAGTATTTTTCTGTCGACAATATTATACAGCTTTTTCATCCGAAAACTATAGGGTAGATCATTGCTTAACCCAGGAAGTCTGGTATCCGCTTTTCTGTAAGATAAGGTGGTACAAGCCACTGTTTAGCCCAGTAAAGTCTGGTAAAATCCTGTCCTGAGCTGATATTGGAGTGCACAATACCAATTGCCCCAAAAGATTATAAATCAACAAAACATCCTCGGCTACAGGCATGTTGAGTGAAATCAATTCTTTTCCGGGATTGGGAACTACTTGCCAGCTCTTGAAAGTTTTGTCTTCATTTCCCACCAGAGATTTGGCTTTTAATACCGCTCTTAGAGCATTTATCTTGCCATATCCATACATGATATTGGGGATGTCTTCAGGGGCACTGCCAGCACAGGTGATCAATGATGGGGTTGGCTCTGCCGTTTGTTCCAGAATGCTCTCAATTTTTTCTACCTGTCCGAGCAAAGAAGGGTTTGCCGAAATCATCAATGCCACAACACCAGCGACGTGAGGTCCCGCCATGGAAGTACCGCTCCATGCTTGGTACGAGAGATCCGGCAACTGGGAAATCACCTCAGATCCGGGAGCAACAATATTGGGTTTTATTCTCAAGCTACTGTCCACGACTACCGGGCCACAGGAGCTAAATCCACTGATCGTGTCATTGGATGCATAGCTACCTACAGAAAATGCTGATTCAAACATTGAGATCGGATTCGCAATCGTACCGCAAGTGTTTCCATTATTTCCTGCTGATGCTACCACGACAATTCCAGCAGCCTTGAGGGTAGATACGACTCTCTCCATGATATTCCAGTTTGAGGGATCGCAACCCTCTTCTTCGGAGCAATACCAACTATTGTTGATCACGGCAGGAGCCAGGTCTATACGTGGTTTTCTTTGTTCCAAATCTGTGGGGGCGAGAAAAAATTCAAAACATTCAATATAGGTAGAAGGGGCCCCATTGCCCCGCTCCATATTTCGACATCCAATCCATTTGCTTTTTGGGGCGACGCCGATAGCGTGTTCAGAACTATGACCGGTTATGGTTCCTATGGTGTGAGTTCCATGTCCGTGATCATCACAAGGCGCAAGCAGATTTAATCCACAAGGATTAATACTGTCTCCGGAAAGTGGACTGATCGTATGTATGGCATCATGCCAATTGTAGTTGTGATCGACAGACGAAGATGTGTCGTTCCAACCCCTGTATTTGTCTTTAATTGCTGGAATGTCCCATTTTATACCAGTGTCTTCTCCTGCAACAGTGACTCCTTGCCCTTCATAACCCAAATCCCAAACTTCATCAGCATGAATGGATTTGATACCCCAGGTAATTTCAGGAGCACGAGCATGGATTTGAAGCAAAGTTTTGTCCATGACAGGAGTCAGTTGGACGGATTCGTCAAATAATAGAGCAGCTACCTCAGACATTTGACTCAAATGGTTCAACTGATCAGCATGCAAATAAGCTTGTACACAATTGACTATGAAAAATGACTTATATGCGACCTGATTGAGCTCCAGAAAATCAATAATTCTGGATTGCGATGAGGAGGAACATTCTTGAAGCGCCTGATAAACAAAAGTACCTTTCTGAAGCTTAGTCCATTCTGGTTTGACAGCAGATAAATTAGCCTGTTTTTTAAGATATATAAGGATAGGTACTTTATCGTGACTGTCCAAGTAAGCCAACGCTCGGGGAGAAATGCTGGCAGACTGGCCCGGAAGTGAATGCAGATCAAACACAAATAACAAGGAGAGCAATAAAAATCTAAACATTATGGCACTTTAATTTGCAAAAGTAAGCAAAATATCTCCATCAAATATAATGGTGTATTGAAGCGTGGGAAGTTCTTGAAATCCTTATGAAACAAGCGTTTGGCTAAATATTAAACCACATGAGAAAGTGAATTATCTTTGCCCGATGTTCAGGATTTTCGGTTGGCTATGTTTTGCAGGAGTATTTGCGCTCTCTTGTGCAAATATCAAACAATTGCCAGGTGGACAAGCTGACATTATAGCGCCTAAAATTGACACTGCAAAATGCAAAAACTTATTTGCTACCAATTTTTCAGGTAAAGAGCCTATAGTCGTACATTTTGATGAGTGGTTCCGGTTTTTAAATCCGACAAAAAATATCATCGTTTCTCCGCCGACTAAATTGCCAATTCAATATAAATTGAAAGGAAAAAGGCTTTTAATTTCTTTCGATAAAAATGAGGTACTCGAACCACAAACGACCTACTCCATAAACTTAGGAGAAGCCGTTCGCGATATTACTGCTCAAAATATTGCCCGCAATATTAATGTTGTATTTTCTACAGGGCCATCGATTGATTCCGGCGAGATCAGAGGTAAAGTATTTGATGCTCAAACCAACAAATTTCTTGCTAAAATTCCGGTAACGCTATATAAAAATCAGGAGGACAGTGCATTTACAAAAACGAAACCATTTTATGTCACGTATACTGATACAGCAGGAAGTTTTCATTTTAAATATTTGAAAGACACGGTCTATAAGTTGTACGCAATACAAGACAAAAATCAAAATTATTTTTATGACCAAAAAATTGAGTCGATAGGATATTATGAGGGAAATGCAAGACCATTTCAATCAGGAACAGAATATATTATTTTTCTCTCTCAAGAAAAGTTGCCTTTGAAAATAAAAAATAAAGTGATAAAACCAGGGTTGCTTGCTTTTGCATTTACTCAAGATATTGAAAAGGAAAAAACGAAAATTTCTCCGGAGGACAAGTTTGTAAAAACAATATATTATGAGGACAGTATTTTATATTATTATAATTCAGCAGAAGAATTTAATGCATATTTTGAACTGGAGGCTATCAAGGACACCGTGAAACTTAACAAATATACGGAACCAGATAGTGTACAAATGGAAAAGCTGGTTCTGGTCAAAGAAGCTATATCGCAGATTGACTCAGCCCAGATTCAAAGTCCGTCGCCGATTTTTTCTTTGGATGAATCTAAAATCAGATCCACACCTGAGATCAAGTTTCTGGCAAAAATTAATTTAAGAAATCCACAGATAATAGATATCGTTTATCAGGAAACAAAACCTATATATTTTACAATTATACTGGATAGTATGGCAGTAAGGATGCAGGGCAATCGAACCAATAGGACGGATACTTTTCATTTGAAAACCAAGGTGGACGAGTCATTGTCACGTCTGGAGCTGATATTGGATTCTCTTCAAACTCGCCAACAGTATATTTTGAATTTCAGCTATAAAGATAAACCGGTACTTCAAAAAATATTTGTAGCTGAAAATACGATGGAAACATTTCGGTTTACACATCTGGATCCGCTTGTCTACGAAGTAAAATTAATTGTGGACCGGAACCAAAATGGAAAATGGGACCCCATAGATTTTAAGCAAAAACAACAAGCTGAACGGATCTTCGGTTGGAAACTTAAAGAGCTGAGAGCAGACTGGGATCAAAAGATGATTTTAAATGTAGGAGAATGAAATTAAGCACAAAAGAGCTGGTCAAAAAATATGGTAACCGAACCGTCGTCAATGGTGTTTCTATCGAGGTAAATCAAGGAGAAATTGTCGGTTTGCTGGGTCCAAACGGAGCGGGTAAAACGACAACTTTTTATATGATAGTGGGATTTATTTCACCAGATGCGGGAAGTGTATATTTGGACAGTGGTGAAATTACCAGGGATCCTATGTTTATCCGCGCGAGAAAAGGAGTAGGGTATTTACCCCAGGAACCCAGTGT from Saprospiraceae bacterium includes these protein-coding regions:
- a CDS encoding DinB family protein, whose protein sequence is MQRNKYIAARLQEVLIDGYWIANTNYKSQIQNLSYDHAYYKIGTLHSIAELIFHINYYLEGLLRAFETGSLDISDKFSFDLSPETSAASWQNLIGQFHSNSRKFVQYIEQMDDQLLDLDFIDPKYGTYLRNIEGVIEHAYYHLGQISLIRKLLNV
- a CDS encoding 1-acyl-sn-glycerol-3-phosphate acyltransferase; protein product: MSAWFSAWILKLLGWKVLGIERISSLPQYVVIVAPHTSNWDFPLGILVRTAFHLQKIRFLGKASLFRFPFGWIFRALGGFPVQRDKSHNLVESYVKVFQTNSDFAIVIAPEGTRKKVDHFKTGFYFIAKGAEIPIVLCKFDYHERVVDFMEVFVPGTEESADLAYIESRFRGARGKNREYNF
- a CDS encoding RNA polymerase sigma factor produces the protein MPAVDDEQILDWALDSVTREKGFRALIQKYQQKLYWHIRRMVLNHDDADDVLQNTFIKVYRSLENFERKSSLFTWMYRIATNETLTYLEKNKKYTYDALDDMTEHPAISKLKADPYFEGDELSLKLEEVMQQLPEKQRVVFQMRYYDEMPYKEIAEILQTSEGALKASYHHAMKKIEEHFKSNDKIK
- a CDS encoding T9SS type A sorting domain-containing protein, translated to MAGFNEPNECTIHAKGKFDSECNPTTIKVTASMLPTTCNAQNYKFEYTIDGFNYYTSCPFTPNNYCDISLLIFPNRSSITVKITAYGNGTQVIGYLFKTFTTICPETPMSLPGYLKKVDKNEGIKSQSSSYLSRLAQDNANPEEIYCSLFDLNGKLIISGNIDLLNELEQLNNTSLNIPPGVYFLQIKEDDKLLYNTKIIVK
- a CDS encoding rhodanese-related sulfurtransferase; this translates as MKKLYNIVDRKILLRKMRESPEERITLSFYKYVHLFNPAFFRDHLYTMFDDLHVLGRIYVAHEGINAQISVPVEMMKLFRNALQDVDFFKGMRLNYAIEDNGKSFFKLAIKVRSKIVADGLDDKSFDVTNSGIHLDAQSFNELASIPQAVIVDMRNHYESEVGRFENAICPDASTFREALPEVVDTLKDKKSHPVIMYCTGGIRCEKASAYLKHCGFEHVYQLNGGIIEYARQVKELNLENKFKGVNFVFDERLGEAISSEIISKCHQCGQPAAQHVNCANDKCHLLFIQCDSCATGMKNCCSEKCADFITKSPEEQERIKGSTLFNGSKFSKGRYRLDSNAEFSSLSRLTNQHSTCF
- a CDS encoding PDZ domain-containing protein, yielding MKLCIAGTFSALRILCFMMLVSVHTLTYASDYFEIPFRYVNSYMLVDVLVDQKIKMSLLFDTGSEHNIIFDKQNFYFSSSPFIREITVFGADLNVEIPALVSRPFSLKVGTFPEIFQSLLVLKEHSSNFDQMIGESVHGILSASLFKNYLIQIDYRRKNISLRSTISEKKLKNFSSIPLEIYKNKPYLACKVRMSGGQQNNLRLLMDTGAGIEALLYNRSSQQICLPAKLLPAPIGSGLGGVISGALGRSESLCLQDSICLQDVPIYIQELLSDHALKELDFKQGLLGNKLWENYISILDYSNNTLWLKKNSGRKWKSRGDHSGISLVTTGSDRSLNIFIQYVIPGSPGSESGLLPGDKLITINGWSVKLLGSLQTVNKFLRRDADKVLRIKVKRHDKTLIKKLTLRNYLE